From bacterium HR17:
AAAGGTTGTGCCTCAACAGGCGTTCTCATCATTTCACGCTGACCCTGCAATGGCGAGAGCCTTGTGCCTTTGGCTTAACGGAGTTGCCTTTATCGTCCAGATTTTGGCGAACCGTGCAGAAACACGGGGAAGTTTTTGTAACTTGACTGACGAGATGTTGCGAATGACCCTGTCGCCAACAGCACAATTTTTCGCCGAACATGACAAAGATTTCGCTAATGCCTTTAACCGCTTCAAAGCAGTTAAGTGGCGGTCGCTATTGGAACAATTTGAGCATCGTGACGGTCACCGCTACGAACTTGACAGTTTCCTCCTGCGCATGTTAGGGTTCACGGATAACGAAATTGCCCAATTGCTGCCGAAAGTGTATCAGGCAGTTGCACAGGAGTTGCGGACGCTGAAGGAAGCAATGCAAACGCATCGCCTTGAAGAAGAGGAAACCGAAGGGTGAAAGGCAAAGGAGCGTGGGCAAATTTGCCGTCGGACATTTCCCGCGCTGTGCTACGAGAAGTGGAACGACGCTACGGAAAGCCCAAAGTGGTGAGGTTGCGTTGGAGTATCACCGATGAGGACTTGGCGATGATCAAGGCAAGTCAAAAAGACGGTCGCGCCCACGATGTCACTTTGTTCATTTTTCGCGGCGATAAATTGGCGGTGATACGAAAACCCAACCACCCGAAAGGTGTTTACAGGGCACCGAGCGGGGCAGTGAAGCGGGGCGAAGCGTTTGAGGCGGGAGCGTTGCGGGAAGCTCGCGAGGAGACCGGCTTAACCGTTCGGCTGACCCGCTATTTGCTACGGGTGCGGGTCAAGTTCGTGGCGCCGTCGGGTGCGGTAGATTGGACGACGCATGTTTTCACAGCGGAAGCACTCAACGGGCGGTTGCGTCCAATTGACACGCGGGAGATTGAAAGCGCCCGCTGGGTAACACTGCGCGCGTTACTGACCCACATCCAAACGGCTCTCCTGCAGAGCGGGCGTCCCCTGC
This genomic window contains:
- the nudC gene encoding NADH pyrophosphatase; translation: MKGKGAWANLPSDISRAVLREVERRYGKPKVVRLRWSITDEDLAMIKASQKDGRAHDVTLFIFRGDKLAVIRKPNHPKGVYRAPSGAVKRGEAFEAGALREAREETGLTVRLTRYLLRVRVKFVAPSGAVDWTTHVFTAEALNGRLRPIDTREIESARWVTLRALLTHIQTALLQSGRPLLLYRAWLTQQVAPMLKAQHGCVARFQHTRA